One region of Budorcas taxicolor isolate Tak-1 chromosome 3, Takin1.1, whole genome shotgun sequence genomic DNA includes:
- the LOC128044920 gene encoding olfactory receptor 12-like → MSPHRNGNLSVKPLQEFVLDGFGGGPQTQALLFALFLALYVVAVLGNLTMMVVTTLDARLHSPMYFFLKNLSFVDLCYSSVIAPKALATFLSSSKLITFASCATQFFFFSLLVTTEGFLLAVMAYDRFVAICSPLRYPISMCPSVCARLVLGCYCGGCLNSILQASFTFSLPFCSSSHIDHFFCDVPPLLKLACADTTINELVMFGICGLIIVGTTLVVLTSYGYITVTILRMRSGGGRHKLFSTCGSHMTAVSLFYGTVFVMYAQPGAVASMEQGKVVSVFYTLVIPMLNPLIYSLRNKDVKDALRRLGQKHTAT, encoded by the coding sequence ATGTCACCCCACAGAAATGGAAACCTCTCAGTGAAGCCTCTGCAGGAGTTCGTGCTGGATGGATTTGGGGGTGGCCCACAGACCCAGGCACTGCTCTTTGCTCTGTTCCTGGCCCTGTACGTGGTGGCCGTCCTGGGGAACCTCACCATGATGGTGGTCACCACGCTGGATGCCCGTCTGCACTCCCCGATGTACTTCTTCCTCAAGAACCTCTCCTTTGTGGACCTGTGTTACTCGTCTGTCATCGCCCCCAAGGCCCTGGCCACCTTCCTGTCCTCCTCCAAGCTCATCACCTTCGCAAGCTGTGCCACCCAGTTCTTCTTCTTCTCCCTGCTGGTCACCACAGAAGGTTTCCTCCTGgccgtgatggcctatgaccgcttcgTGGCCATCTGCAGCCCCCTGCGCTACCCCATCTCCATGTGCCCCTCAGTCTGTGCCCGCCTGGTGCTAGGCTGCTATTGCGGGGGCTGCCTCAACTCCATCCTGCAGGCCAGCTTCACATTCAGCCTCCCGTTCTGCAGCTCCAGCCACATCGACCACTTCTTCTGTGATGTGCCGCCTCTGCTCAAGCTTGCCTGTGCTGACACTACCATCAATGAGCTGGTCATGTTTGGAATCTGTGGCCTCATCATCGTGGGCACCACCCTCGTGGTCCTCACCTCCTATGGCTACATCACAGTGACCATCCTGAGGATGCGCTCAGGAGGAGGGAGACACAAGCTCTTCTCCACCTGCGGCTCCCACATGACAGCCGTGTCCCTCTTTTACGGGACTGTCTTTGTCATGTATGCCCAGCCGGGAGCTGTGGCGTCCATGGAGCAGGGCAAGGTGGTCTCTGTCTTCTACACCCTGGTCATCCCGATGCTCAACCCCCTCATCTACAGCCTGAGAAACAAGGACGTGAAGGATGCCCTGCGGAGACTGGGCCAGAAGCACACAGCCACGTGA